Genomic window (Cenarchaeum symbiont of Oopsacas minuta):
CAAAATGGATACTTTGGAGAGTGTTTTGTGGACAAAGGTGTTAATTTACCCACATCTGAGACATATTCAGAAAAGATAGACAAAAGAGGCAAATACACCATTGAAGCAAAAATGTACGATCACATAGATTCTATACGTGTAAAAGAGACATTTTACATAAGATAGGTGAACGATATATAATGACGCATTATACAAACAATAGTATGACATTAATGATCAGTGAGGAGTTGGACATATGATGGATGTAATAGAAGAGATTATCAAATTTAGAAAAGATCTAGAAGATGCCAAAAAAGATGTCAATAGTATGAATGATAAAAGTAAAAAGCTAGTATCAGATAAGAGATCAAGTCCTGGTAAAGAGGTAGCAAAACCTATGGTAAAGAAAAAATCAGCTCTAGTAAAGAGATCAAGTCCTGGTAAAGAGGTAGCAAAACCTATGGTAAAGAAAAAATCAGCTCTAGTAAAGAGATCAAGTCCTGGTAAAGAGGTAGCAAAACCTATGGTAAAGAAAAAATCAGCTCTAGTAAAGAGATCAAGTCCTGGTAAAGAGGTAGCAAAACCTATGGTAAAGAAAAAATCAGCTCTAGTAAAGAGATCAAGTCCTGGTAAAGAGGTAGCAAAACCTATGGTAAAGAAAAAATCAGCTCTAGTAAAGAGATCAAGTCCTGGTAAAGAGGTAGCAAAACCTATGGTAAAGAAAAAATCAGCTCTAGTAAAGAGATCAAGTCCTGGTAAAGAGGTAGCAAAACCTATGGTAAAGAAAAAATCAGCTCTAGTAAAGAGATCAAGTCCTGGTAAAGATACAATAATAGAAAAAAAATCATCGATAAAAAAGAAATCTAGTTTTAAAAAATCTTTAAAAATCATCCCAAAAAAAACTCCGACTGTGAAAAAAACGGTTTCTGTAAAATCGATTTCAAAGAAAAATCCAAAACAAATAGTTAAAAAATCTCAAAATACACCTGTAAAATCAAAAAAAATAATCACGGTAAAAGATAAAGATGCAACTAAAAATTCAGTGAAAAAAACATCTGTAAAGTCAGATATGAAAAAGAAAGATTCATCTGTAAAAAATAAACCTCCCATCGAACCCAAAATAGAAGAGAACCCCCAAACGTTGGAAGAGGAGATAGAAGATGTGATGAGTGAAGAGGAGATCAAGAATCTAGAGATTGAGAAAGCAAACATGGAAAAGCTTACCTACCGAGTCTGTGAACTACTTGCAACTTTTGAATCAAACAGTATGCATCAAAACCAAATTTGGAGAAAGATGAGGTTAAACGCTAGAGATGGTGCTAGACTTGCACTGAGGCTTGAGAGAAGAGGAATAATCAACAGAGAAAAGATTCTCGACAAAGGTAGATGGACATACAATCTCACTCTGAAAAAATCTCCTATTAGCACTGAATCAATAATTAATGCACCATGTCTTACGTGTAAAGTAGAACAAAAATGTACGCTTGAAGGCGAAGTCAGTCCTAGAACATGTCAATATATCAACGATTGGGTTTTGGCAAAATTCTCTAGGTCAAAGTCTAAAAAATGAGACCAAGTGAAGCCAAGCGAGATCATTATAGAAGACTTGCAAGAGAACAAGGGTATAGAAGTCGTTCAGCATACAAGTTAAAGGAGTTAAACAAAGCATATCGTATCATAGGTCCAGGCTTTGTAATACTCGATTTAGGTTGCGCCCCTGGAGGCTGGATGCAAGTTGCAGTACAGGCATCTGGCAACCGTGGAAGAGTCATAGGTGTAGATACATCATATGTAGAAGAGGTGCAGGGAGCAGAGATATTACGCGCAGATATTGAAGATTCCAACATACATGAAGAGATTGTAAACATAGTTGGAGGCAAGATAAATGCAATGATATGTGATCTCTCTCCACAGGTAATAGGCAGTTGGTCAGTGGATCATGCAAGACAGATATCATTAAACTATAGTGCGGCCAAGATAATGGATCGTGCTCTTGTACAAAAAGGTAACGCATTATTCAAAGTATTTGATGGTCCATACTCATCAGAGTTTAGATCATACATGTCTGAAAAATTTGCAAAAACAAAACTCACAAAACCAAAGGCAAGTAGAAAAGGAAGTAGTGAAGTATATGCTGTATGCCTTGGATACCATGGCTAGAATATGCATGCCAATATCTGTTCAAATGTTGCGTTTGTTCTAAATCCAGTTGGATCAAACGAAGTAGGACTTGCAGTATATCCAGAGTTTTGTAATAGATTAATTGTATTTGCAAGCTTTGGTGGAGCATAGCCATTTTTTTTCGCAACTTCATCAAGCGTATAAAAAGTAGGTGGCAATGTAGATTCTGCAGATGATTTTATAAGAGTTTTTTCACAGATCTTATTCACTGACAAATTTTTTAATTCGATTATCATGCGCTTTGTAAAATTTTCATCAAATAATTGTCCGATCCAAAGAGGACCTGCAGTATCAGTTTTTTTACCACAATGAGGACATTGAAAATTTGCACAGTCAGCAACACCACGATTACCACAATGTATACACGAATACATGTATCCGGTTCCAGCAGAACTAGGATGTTTTTTTATCCGCACGTATACACGATAGTAATGTTGATCACAATGCACGAAGAGAGGTTCAAAAGAACGGTCTATACGTGCGCATATATGACCAAGACATCCCAATATGAGCCTCACACCAATTTCAATACCAAATTCGGTACGGCGAATTGTGGATCCGCCATATCTTCTCACACATGCAAGATTAAAGATTCCACGTAAAACTTGTAGATCCGTAGCCGTGGCAGAAAGCATTCCACCATGTGCAACTGAACGTACTGCGCATTCAAAATATTTTGCAGGAGAACCAAACGGATCAATATCTGTCACCATTGCATGCATTCCAGTTTCAGAACGTGTCGCTAGAAAACGGCATACTTTTTGATTTGAGAATTTTATTTGAAGTTTATTTTTTATGGCAGATTCTTCTGCCATCATCAATGCATTAGGATTTACGTCATTTAAGATGACGTTTTCAAATCCATTCAATTCATTTGCCACACGTAGACCACGTGCTCCGAGTCCACACAAAGAATCAATATAGGTCAGATCTCCACTGTATTCTTTTGATAGTGCAGCATATGCCAAAAGCGACATATCTCGGTTTACACATGCTCGAGGGTTGAAGAATACAGGATGTTTTGCAGGAGTATCATCAGAACTTTTTGGTACAAGTAGATGCGTCTTGCCCTCAGTTATGAATACTGTTTTGTCCATATACGTCTCTAGTACATATGGTATAATTATAGTATACACTTTGTTATTTTCAAAACTTTCTAAATAACATACATGTACAATCTCATATAACAAAATTCATCATACGCATAAAAAAAGAGTGGCAAGTTACAATGTACAACAATAAAAATACGATTATATATTTGTAGAATAATTCATTTTTCACATCCAATTACAATTACCGCATAAAACATCATATCACTAGTTGTAAAAATCAAGTATACGATACAATATGATAAAAAATTACTAGGTGCACGACGATCTTATATCATGGTTCATATTCATTCTTTCTGTGAGAGTCTGTGGCGTAGATGAAGCTGGGAGAGGGCCCATATTTGGTCCGCTGGTCGTTGCAGGTGTGGCCATAGAGCGCTCAAAATTAGGTAAACTTCGACGCTTGGGTCTAAAAGACTCCAAGAAACTCTGTCCAAATAAAAGAGTAGAATTGTACTCGAGGATAATAAAAATAGTCGATGCGTATACAATATCTCGAATACAGCCACGCACTATAGACAAAAATGTTTCAAAACATAATCTAAACAAGCTAGAAGCAAAATTCATGGGTCGCATAATAGATAGACTAGATGCAGATGTTGCATATGTTGATGCATGTGATACAAACGCTACAAGATTTGGCAAAGAAATTGCAAAGATGACCAATGATGCCATTGTCCATTCATATCATAAAGCCGATGAACGGTTTGCAATAGTTTCTGCAGCATCCATACTTGCCAAAGTGGCAAGGGATAGAGCCATTACAAAACTCGGCATAAACTGTAGCGGATATCCTTCGGATCCAAAGACTAGAAAATATCTTGTACGATACATCAAAAAACATAGCAAGGCACCTGCATGTGCACGTCAAAGCTGGAAACCAGTAAAGATTGCATTAAAAATCTAACATGCCACAATCATTGCATGATCCTTATCATATGGTAAAAGATCTATCACTTCCAATATGTCCATACTAGAGGCAATTTTTTCCTTTTCTTCTTTTACCACTTGTTCTGGTTTTTTTACAACGTCAATGCTACGAGTTTTTATTACTAAAAACAGTACACCCCTTCCTTTAGATACATTTGACAGTTTTCAAGTACAATCTGAGTTTGATCCGGCTGTGCGATATCAGCATATACTATGTCTACTTTGCCGTATACTGCAAAATATTCACTTGGACGTCTTGCATCTTGTAGTACAGGCACTATGTTTGAACGATATGATGCAACTCTGTCCAAAAAATCTCGAGCTACACGACTTGCATGCTCTACACAGAACATACGTCCTTTTGATCCCAATATATCTGATATATGACTTGCAGTAGTTCCTGAAGAGACGCCAAGGTAAAGAATTGACGAACCGTCCATAAATGGAAAAGTTTCAAGACCATTTTCAATCGAAGCTGCAAGTTTACTACGAAATGGATCCCACGTTCTATACTCAACCCCATTTTTCTCGACTAGTCGTTCTTTGTACACAGTATTTCCTGGCACAAGATTTTCGGTGGCAAGATTCATTCTACCATCGGATCGCACGCGATACGTGCCTTTGTGTCTACCTTTTATCAAAACGCTTTTGTGGTTTTTTCTTTCCACGTTTTTTACCATCTCCACTTGATCTGCCATCGTATCTCTTGTTACGGTGTTCTCTAAATCCACTGCGCGAGTCATCACGGTGTCTGTTGTTAAAACCATCGCGGTCATTGTTACGTTGTGATCTAAATCCACTGCGCGAGTCATCATCCCGGCGTCTGTTGTTAAAACCATCGCGGTCATTGTTACGTTGTGATCTAAATCCACTGCGCGAGTCATCACGGTGTCTGTTGTTAAAACCATCGCGGTCATTGTTACGATGTGATCTAAATCCACTGCGCGAGTCATCATCCGGCGTCTGTTGTTAAAACCATCGCGGTCATTGTTACGATGTGATCTAAATCCACTGCGCGAGTCATCATCCCGGCGTCTGTTGTTAAAACCATCGCGGTCATTGTTA
Coding sequences:
- a CDS encoding 23S rRNA methyltransferase — protein: MRPSEAKRDHYRRLAREQGYRSRSAYKLKELNKAYRIIGPGFVILDLGCAPGGWMQVAVQASGNRGRVIGVDTSYVEEVQGAEILRADIEDSNIHEEIVNIVGGKINAMICDLSPQVIGSWSVDHARQISLNYSAAKIMDRALVQKGNALFKVFDGPYSSEFRSYMSEKFAKTKLTKPKASRKGSSEVYAVCLGYHG
- a CDS encoding tRNA (Guanine-N(2)-)-methyltransferase, coding for MYTIIIPYVLETYMDKTVFITEGKTHLLVPKSSDDTPAKHPVFFNPRACVNRDMSLLAYAALSKEYSGDLTYIDSLCGLGARGLRVANELNGFENVILNDVNPNALMMAEESAIKNKLQIKFSNQKVCRFLATRSETGMHAMVTDIDPFGSPAKYFECAVRSVAHGGMLSATATDLQVLRGIFNLACVRRYGGSTIRRTEFGIEIGVRLILGCLGHICARIDRSFEPLFVHCDQHYYRVYVRIKKHPSSAGTGYMYSCIHCGNRGVADCANFQCPHCGKKTDTAGPLWIGQLFDENFTKRMIIELKNLSVNKICEKTLIKSSAESTLPPTFYTLDEVAKKNGYAPPKLANTINLLQNSGYTASPTSFDPTGFRTNATFEQILACIF
- a CDS encoding ribonuclease HII is translated as MHDDLISWFIFILSVRVCGVDEAGRGPIFGPLVVAGVAIERSKLGKLRRLGLKDSKKLCPNKRVELYSRIIKIVDAYTISRIQPRTIDKNVSKHNLNKLEAKFMGRIIDRLDADVAYVDACDTNATRFGKEIAKMTNDAIVHSYHKADERFAIVSAASILAKVARDRAITKLGINCSGYPSDPKTRKYLVRYIKKHSKAPACARQSWKPVKIALKI
- a CDS encoding Fibrillarin; its protein translation is MMTRAVDLDHIVTMTAMVLTTDTVMTRAVDLDHNVTMTAMVLTTDAGMMTRAVDLDHNVTMTAMVLTTDTVMTRAVDLENTVTRDTMADQVEMVKNVERKNHKSVLIKGRHKGTYRVRSDGRMNLATENLVPGNTVYKERLVEKNGVEYRTWDPFRSKLAASIENGLETFPFMDGSSILYLGVSSGTTASHISDILGSKGRMFCVEHASRVARDFLDRVASYRSNIVPVLQDARRPSEYFAVYGKVDIVYADIAQPDQTQIVLENCQMYLKEGVYCF